In Sphingobacteriaceae bacterium, the following are encoded in one genomic region:
- a CDS encoding glucosaminidase domain-containing protein, whose translation MSKSLKSLTLVSIILIILFAKENLHAQPPLFKTPAYVHYFAEIAVQQMVEHKIPASVTLAQAICESNCGTSVLAKRGNNHFGIKCHVGWQGDTILKTDDEINECFRSYASARESYNDHSLFLKNRPRYSFLFNIAINDYKAWCNGLKQAGYATFNGYAEELIRLIEENKLFEIDGYEYLPFKAFKFEQRKIEVKQLENTLTKEIKTENLEWFLQKPMPIRPIENRLLSREKRNDKPVKIKIGVPNELDIVELMDGPHNVQ comes from the coding sequence ATGAGTAAAAGCTTAAAAAGCTTAACATTAGTCTCCATCATTTTAATTATTCTCTTTGCAAAAGAGAATCTACATGCTCAACCCCCCTTATTTAAGACGCCTGCATATGTTCATTATTTTGCTGAAATAGCTGTTCAACAAATGGTGGAACATAAAATTCCCGCCAGTGTCACGTTGGCTCAAGCCATTTGCGAGAGTAATTGCGGTACAAGTGTCCTCGCAAAAAGAGGAAATAATCATTTCGGAATAAAATGTCATGTTGGATGGCAGGGCGATACCATTTTAAAAACGGATGATGAGATAAATGAATGTTTCCGTAGTTATGCTTCAGCTAGAGAATCTTACAATGATCATAGTTTGTTTTTGAAAAATCGACCGCGTTATTCTTTTCTATTTAACATTGCTATAAATGATTATAAAGCTTGGTGTAACGGCTTAAAGCAAGCCGGCTATGCCACTTTTAACGGATACGCAGAGGAATTAATCCGATTAATTGAAGAGAACAAACTTTTTGAGATTGACGGGTACGAGTATTTGCCTTTCAAAGCATTTAAATTTGAACAAAGAAAAATTGAAGTTAAACAATTAGAGAATACATTAACTAAAGAGATAAAGACCGAAAACTTGGAATGGTTTCTTCAAAAACCTATGCCCATTAGACCTATAGAAAACAGATTGTTAAGCCGTGAAAAAAGAAACGATAAACCGGTTAAAATAAAAATAGGGGTTCCGAATGAACTAGATATTGTTGAATTAATGGATGGACCCCATAATGTGCAATAA
- a CDS encoding SRPBCC domain-containing protein, with protein MLYEFLSTPSGLSEWFCDDVNIRNGIYTFIWDGQLQQARLLKTVENHIVRFQWVEKTDGSYFEFRIQRDDLTNDISLIITDFGDSVSERESAKRLWQSQVDKLLHIMGSIH; from the coding sequence ATGTTGTACGAATTTCTTTCAACACCTAGCGGATTAAGCGAATGGTTTTGTGATGATGTAAATATCCGTAATGGAATTTACACCTTTATCTGGGACGGCCAATTACAACAAGCCCGCTTATTAAAAACAGTTGAAAATCACATTGTACGTTTTCAATGGGTTGAAAAAACGGACGGTAGTTATTTTGAATTTCGTATTCAACGCGACGATTTAACGAATGATATTTCATTAATCATTACAGATTTCGGTGATAGCGTTTCAGAAAGAGAGTCTGCAAAAAGATTGTGGCAAAGTCAGGTAGATAAATTATTGCACATTATGGGGTCCATCCATTAA
- a CDS encoding chloride channel protein: protein MEIKKLNAAEKLINWFHQKTNEKQFLIFASILVGISSGLAAVVLKLFVHFIRKYFIEENIFKFSFNYLHLILPFVGIGLTLLILKYLFKWPLQRGNTPIVYAIAKKSSFLPFHQMYTHIVTSGLTVGFGGSAGLESPIVSTGSAIGSNFARTYKLTYKERTLLLAAGAAGGIAGAFNAPIAGLLFALEVLLVDVSISAFIPLLIASASGALISKIILNESSNLLFFKLQQPFDYHNLHLYIVLGLLAGVVSLYYVNVFDKVETQFAKIKSGVARWFIGGCCLALLYALFPTLFGEGYESIKSLAELNTAELIKNSLLQNYVSNNWQVLLFITLTLLLKVFATGITLGIGGNGGNFAPSLFLGAYLGFIFSFFLKLIGIENIPVSNFTIVAMAGILTGIFHAPLTGIFLIAEIAGGYELIIPLMIVSAISYAIVKYFHPESLDIRRLKAKGTVVSENKDTSILGKIEINSMIEKDFSPVHFKSNLRDVVEIIKHSKRNTFPVVKKNNKLLGIIYLDHIREEMFNAELYDKLSARELMRKPGEVIEVNEDIFSIMKKFEESGHWNLPVVKDGIYLGFLSKSSILNKYRHELLESV from the coding sequence ATGGAAATAAAAAAACTAAACGCTGCCGAAAAATTAATCAATTGGTTTCACCAAAAAACCAATGAAAAGCAGTTTCTTATTTTTGCAAGTATACTTGTTGGAATTAGTTCAGGTTTAGCGGCTGTTGTTTTAAAACTTTTCGTTCATTTTATCCGAAAGTATTTTATTGAAGAAAATATTTTCAAATTTTCATTTAATTACCTGCATTTAATTCTCCCGTTTGTAGGTATTGGTTTAACCTTACTTATTTTAAAATATTTATTTAAATGGCCCTTGCAAAGAGGAAATACTCCTATAGTATATGCCATTGCTAAAAAAAGCAGCTTTTTGCCATTTCATCAAATGTATACCCATATTGTAACTAGTGGACTAACGGTTGGCTTTGGTGGGTCGGCCGGATTAGAGTCGCCGATAGTTAGCACGGGGTCTGCCATAGGATCTAACTTTGCCAGAACTTATAAATTAACATATAAGGAGAGGACACTTTTACTTGCAGCAGGTGCAGCGGGTGGAATTGCCGGAGCATTTAACGCTCCTATTGCAGGTTTACTATTTGCGCTAGAAGTTTTATTGGTAGATGTTAGCATTAGTGCGTTCATTCCACTCTTAATTGCTTCGGCTTCCGGTGCTTTAATTTCCAAAATTATTTTAAATGAAAGCAGCAACTTGCTATTTTTTAAACTTCAACAGCCCTTTGACTATCACAATTTGCATTTATACATTGTATTGGGATTATTAGCCGGTGTTGTTTCTTTATATTACGTGAATGTTTTTGATAAAGTTGAAACTCAATTTGCTAAAATAAAATCCGGTGTTGCCCGTTGGTTCATAGGAGGTTGTTGCCTTGCACTCTTATATGCACTCTTTCCTACTTTATTTGGTGAAGGTTACGAAAGTATAAAATCTTTGGCTGAACTGAACACCGCAGAATTAATCAAAAATAGTTTATTGCAAAATTATGTTTCTAATAACTGGCAAGTATTATTATTTATTACCCTAACCCTTTTGCTAAAAGTTTTTGCAACCGGAATTACTTTGGGTATTGGAGGCAACGGAGGTAATTTTGCTCCCTCCCTTTTTCTTGGCGCTTATTTAGGATTTATATTTTCTTTCTTTCTTAAACTAATTGGTATTGAAAATATTCCGGTAAGTAATTTTACAATTGTAGCCATGGCCGGAATTTTAACCGGAATTTTTCATGCACCGCTTACAGGAATATTTTTAATTGCTGAAATTGCCGGCGGTTATGAACTTATTATTCCGTTAATGATTGTTTCAGCTATCAGCTATGCCATTGTAAAATACTTTCATCCGGAATCGTTGGATATTCGCAGATTAAAAGCAAAAGGCACTGTGGTTTCAGAAAATAAAGACACCAGTATATTGGGTAAAATTGAAATTAACAGCATGATTGAAAAAGACTTTTCTCCAGTACATTTTAAATCCAATTTACGTGATGTGGTGGAAATCATTAAGCACTCCAAACGAAATACATTTCCAGTGGTAAAAAAGAATAATAAACTCTTAGGCATTATTTATCTGGATCATATTCGGGAAGAAATGTTTAATGCAGAATTATATGACAAATTATCGGCCCGCGAATTAATGCGTAAACCCGGTGAAGTAATAGAAGTGAATGAAGATATTTTCTCTATTATGAAAAAATTTGAAGAGTCGGGACATTGGAATTTACCGGTTGTAAAAGACGGAATCTATCTTGGATTTCTTTCAAAATCAAGTATCCTGAATAAATACCGACACGAATTACTGGAATCCGTATAA
- a CDS encoding glyceraldehyde-3-phosphate dehydrogenase, which yields MVSLEKVHSDYQTQLNEWVNHEKAAIDLISAVGKLWFEKSIELILFRNQLVDRSASEIMNLHLYAKKIVKKPITVFDTVALANEILNSGVGPSRIDIGKLAFEWHQEKDNFKTQGDFINNKLKGLIGTAKTLVPKDVVLYGFGRIGRLAARELVQMAGKGEQLRLRAIVTRGNSSEEIIKRADLLRTDSVHGPFPGTVIEDVDNKALIINGHTVHMIHANNPEDVDYTKYGIKDALVIDNTGVFRDREALSRHLKAKGTAKVLLTAPAKGDVPNVVHGINQDTVDLKKENIFSAASCTTNAIMPVLFVIDKELGIEKGHIETVHSYTNDQNLLDNYHKKYRRGRSAALNMVITETGAESALKKVLPHLSGKFTANSVRVPTPNVSLAILNLNINKKVTKDEVNEIMKRYALEGSLVEQIQFAFSNELVSTDVIGNPCASVFDSQNTIIAPDGKSIVLYVWYDNEYGYTRQVIRFSKHISEVRRSVYY from the coding sequence ATGGTATCTCTAGAAAAAGTACATTCCGATTATCAAACTCAGTTGAATGAATGGGTTAATCATGAAAAGGCCGCCATTGATTTAATTAGTGCAGTTGGTAAGCTTTGGTTTGAAAAATCAATTGAATTAATATTATTCAGAAATCAATTGGTGGACAGAAGTGCTAGTGAAATTATGAACCTGCATTTGTATGCTAAGAAAATTGTAAAAAAACCAATAACGGTTTTTGATACAGTGGCATTGGCTAATGAAATATTAAATTCAGGAGTAGGTCCAAGCCGAATTGATATAGGAAAACTGGCTTTTGAATGGCATCAGGAAAAAGACAATTTCAAAACACAAGGAGATTTTATTAATAATAAATTAAAAGGATTAATAGGTACTGCCAAAACTTTAGTGCCCAAAGATGTGGTGTTATACGGTTTTGGAAGAATTGGAAGATTAGCTGCCCGTGAATTAGTACAAATGGCCGGAAAAGGTGAACAATTGCGTTTACGAGCCATAGTAACCAGGGGTAACAGTAGTGAAGAGATAATTAAAAGAGCAGATTTATTAAGAACAGACTCAGTTCACGGACCTTTTCCGGGGACAGTAATCGAAGATGTAGATAATAAAGCTTTAATCATTAACGGACATACCGTGCATATGATTCATGCCAACAATCCGGAAGATGTGGATTATACGAAATATGGCATTAAAGATGCTTTAGTGATTGATAATACCGGTGTTTTTAGAGATCGAGAGGCTTTGAGCCGTCACTTGAAAGCCAAGGGAACAGCAAAAGTTTTATTAACTGCTCCGGCTAAAGGGGATGTACCTAATGTGGTACATGGTATCAACCAGGATACAGTTGATTTGAAAAAAGAAAATATTTTTTCAGCGGCAAGTTGTACTACTAATGCAATTATGCCGGTACTTTTTGTAATTGATAAAGAATTGGGTATAGAGAAAGGACATATTGAAACGGTGCATTCATATACAAACGACCAGAATTTATTGGATAATTATCATAAAAAATATCGTCGTGGGCGATCAGCCGCTTTGAATATGGTAATCACCGAAACCGGCGCTGAAAGTGCGCTAAAAAAAGTATTACCTCATTTAAGTGGGAAATTTACTGCCAATTCTGTACGTGTTCCAACGCCTAATGTAAGTTTGGCTATCTTAAACTTAAATATCAATAAAAAAGTGACCAAGGATGAAGTGAATGAAATCATGAAACGTTATGCGTTGGAAGGAAGTTTGGTTGAACAAATACAATTTGCCTTTAGTAATGAATTAGTAAGTACGGATGTAATCGGAAATCCTTGTGCGAGTGTTTTCGATAGTCAAAATACAATTATAGCTCCGGATGGAAAATCGATTGTGCTTTATGTTTGGTATGATAATGAATATGGTTATACTCGTCAGGTAATCCGTTTCAGTAAACACATCAGCGAGGTAAGAAGATCTGTTTATTATTAG